Proteins co-encoded in one Micropterus dolomieu isolate WLL.071019.BEF.003 ecotype Adirondacks linkage group LG19, ASM2129224v1, whole genome shotgun sequence genomic window:
- the fhdc2 gene encoding FH2 domain-containing protein 1, with the protein MLINLTVAVKESRTFHGTQPAPDAVEVTAMDSRPVLVATPPPPQAPPPPPPPPPPLPPAPSSSPFTRVDSARRSRLRKLNWERIPKEKVEGRKSVWSGAAQGEDEFPIDLNSLDELFSQKDSKPQGRTSTLRRRSSLLRCRSPQDSSEEISLLDSKRSMNIGIFLRQFKMPAKEIVEDIRQGAGDRYGAEKLTELCKLLPDIEEESRLRRFSGERSWLGEPDLFMLLLVEVPSFRLRLDAMILQQEFDPAVTSLCVAARCLREAARELLSCPELHSILRLVLKAGNYMNAGGYAGNAAGFRISSLLKLADTKANKPGMNLLHFVAMEAVKKDHSLLSFPSQLGHVGSASRLGEESVLEDLSKLKCRVVALKEHIQTEAEIQQHTQPFLEVAEERLKEAEDEVEGMRMSSQALLEFFCEDDSTFKLEEACKVFHSFCHRFQKAVQENAERELKEQKRLERQRMMGEKRRSLAVCTGLELSLSLAREPHSQENQDELEKVLEKSLSHTWSRRSLRSSDSRRLSHQLHNDAHLHNLSMFKSFPELGSSPTSTSYHSSSSSDHETTAVLCSSPETDGTCSPTDKEPVLGTESRSQHSQASNRSMESVQDSGIATFSHSQHGCGFTLKQHRPESISYVLQGQPKATRLENKPGISHEHMVSMTTESSTRSSTNSFAVPTDAPALCVKNQTSTHRHRFGLPVTDTTRPIQSKSSGSSFDESVPHSRHTSGILSHSDTRAGSLMYQRSESQSQSSVNAPERVQSQPETRETPPNITTSALMPLPDAELTKHNKTEVAPTPAKENWMPSSLPEFNQSQPEEYSDFPIPERETGRSYSRVVETLECHTLVKGLRSYDALSPPTSPLPRPTPSLCSKWRKEREGDLREGTSPGSPTSKDETRTMKIPVRSGAKRGLVSRAGPSNSAGIPRVRSKTEPSNGAPTPTNPPTPSRLSTPRSISMRSSPIAQPAAIQTEVKRSNSTRERTVSDPQTPGKPYLTRRTSDRSVPDKVSGSTQPAFIRGSPLRVSKRLAPNSENQVPSQPRTAHSPSSATAKTIRTAVISAARSKTAKTTSTSTSPASSKIPTASRIPGPKMPRATAAQPLWK; encoded by the exons ATGCTCATCAACCTGACTGTGGCTGTCAAGGAGTCTCGCACCTTTCATGGAACACAGCCTGCCCCTGACGCTGTGGAAGTGACAGCCATGGATTCGCGTCCGGTGCTGGTCGCCACTCCGCCACCTCCCcaagcaccaccaccacctcctcctcctccgcccccACTTCCACCTGcgccctcctcctctccttttacCCGGGTGGACAGTGCACGGCGGAGCCGGCTAAGGAAGCTGAACTGGGAGCGTATCCCCAAAGAGAAGGTGGAGGGTAGGAAGAGCGTGTGGAGCGGGGCGGCCCAGGGTGAGGACGAGTTCCCTATAGACCTAAATTCTCTGGATGAGCTGTTTAGTCAGAAGGACAGTAAGCCTCAGGGCAGAACTAGCACCCTGAGACGGCGGTCCTCTCTGCTGCGCTGCAGATCCCCCCAGGACAGCTCGGAGGAG ATCTCCCTGTTAGACTCCAAACGAAGTATGAACATTGGAATATTTCTGCGCCAGTTCAAGAT GCCTGCTAAGGAGATAGTTGAGGATATCAGGCAGGGTGCTGGGGACCGTTATGGAGCCGAGAAGCTCACAGAGCTCTGCAAATTGCTGCCTGACATCGAGGAG GAGTCTCGCCTGAGGAGGTTCAGTGGGGAGCGGAGCTGGCTTGGAGAGCCTGATCTTTTCATGCTGCTGTTGGTGGAAGTCCCCAG TTTTCGGCTGCGTCTGGATGCCATGATCCTGCAACAAGAGTTTGACCCCGCTGTGACCTCTCTGTGTGTGGCAGCCAGATGTCTGAGGGAGGCGGCCAGAG AACTGCTGAGCTGTCCTGAATTACACTCCATCCTTCGTTTGGTGCTGAAAGCAGGGAACTATATGAATGCT GGTGGATATGCGGGGAATGCCGCTGGTTTCAGAATTTCATCGCTGCTCAAACTGGCTGACACCAAAGCCAACAAGCCAGGCATGAATCTGCTGCATTTTGTAGCTATG GAAGCTGTGAAAAAGGACCATAGTTTACTGTCATTTCCCAGCCAACTAGGCCATGTTGGCTCCGCCTCCAG GTTGGGTGAGGAGTCTGTATTGGAGGACTTATCAAAGTTAAAATGCAGAGTGGTGGCGCTCAAGGAACACATCCAGACTGAGGCAGAAATTCAGCAGCATACACAACCTTTCCTAGAG GTGGCTGAAGAGCGtctgaaggaggcagaggatGAGGTGGAGGGCATGAGGATGTCTAGTCAGGCTCTGCTGGAGTTCTTCTGTGAAGACGACAGCACCTTCAAACTAGAGGAGGCTTGCAAGGTCTTCCATTCGTTTTGCCATCGCTTCCAAAAAGCTGTCCAG GAGAATGCAGAGCGGGAGCTCAAAGAGCAGAAACGTCTAGAGCGTCAACGCATGATGGGGGAAAAGCGTCGCTCTCTGGCAGTTTGTACGGGGCTGGAGCTGAGCCTCAGCCTCGCCAGAGAGCCTCACAGTCAGGAGAACCAAGATGAGCTGGAGAAAGTCCTAGAGAAGAGCTTGAGCCACACTTGGAGTCGACGTAGCCTGAGAAGCTCCGACTCCCGCAGACTTTCCCATCAACTCCACAACGATGCCCATCTCCATAACTTGTCCATGTTTAAGAGCTTCCCTGAGCTGGGCAGCAGCCCGACGTCGACCAGTTACCACTCTAGCAGCTCCTCTGACCACGAGACCACCGCTGTGCTTTGTAGTTCCCCAGAGACTGATGGCACATGCTCCCCCACTGACAAAGAACCTGTTCTAGGTACAGAGAGCAGGTCTCAGCACAGCCAAGCAAGTAACCGGAGCATGGAATCAGTTCAGGACTCGGGCATAGCTACATTTAGTCATTCTCAACATGGATGTGGCTTCACACTCAAGCAACATAGGCCTGAGAGCATTTCTTATGTGCTTCAAGGCCAACCGAAGGCAACACGACTTGAAAACAAACCTGGAATTTCACATGAACACATGGTTTCCATGACCACTGAATCTTCAACCAGATCCTCTACAAATTCTTTTGCTGTACCCACTGATGCACCTGCCCTTTGTGTTAAAAACCAGACCTCCACTCATAGACATAGGTTTGGCCTGCCAGTGACAGACACTACTCGCCCTATTCAGAGTAAATCCAGTGGCTCTAGTTTTGATGAGTCTGTACCTCACTCTCGTCATACAAGTGGAATACTTTCTCACAGTGACACCAGGGCTGGGTCGTTAATGTACCAGAGATCTGAGAGCCAATCACAATCATCTGTAAATGCTCCAGAGAGGGTCCAGTCACAACCAGAGACGAGAGAGACGCCCCCCAATATCACAACAAGTGCTCTGATGCCTTTGCCTGATGCAGAATTAACAAAGCACAACAAGACAGAAGTGGCACCCACACCTGCGAAGGAGAACTGGATGCCCTCCAGTCTACCAGAGttcaaccaatcacagccagaAGAATACTCGGATTTTCCAATTCCTGAGAGGGAGACAGGGAGGTCATACTCCCGTGTGGTTGAAACACTGGAGTGCCACACTCTGGTGAAAGGCCTCCGGTCCTATGACGCCTTGTCACCCCCAACCTCCCCCCTCCCACGACCCACACCAAGCCTCTGCTCCAAgtggaggaaagagagggagggtgaCCTTCGAGAGGGGACAAGTCCCGGGTCTCCTACATCAAAGGACGAGACTCGAACCATGAAGATCCCTGTGCGTAGTGGGGCGAAAAGGGGACTTGTGTCACGTGCTGGACCTTCCAATAGTGCAGGCATTCCCAGGGTGCGCTCCAAAACTGAGCCTTCAAACGGAGCCCCAACCCCCACTAACCCCCCCACTCCCAGCCGGCTGTCTACTCCTCGTAGCATATCCATGCGCTCATCTCCTATCGCACAGCCTGCAGCTATTCAGACAGAGGTGAAACGAAGTAATAGCACACGGGAGAGGACTGTAAGTGACCCACAGACTCCAGGAAAGCCCTACTTGACTCGCAGGACCTCAGACAGATCCGTACCAGACAAGGTCTCAGGCAGCACCCAACCAGCCTTTATCAGAGGATCTCCTCTCCGTGTGTCAAAACGACTTGCGCCGAATTCTGAGAATCAGGTGCCCTCCCAGCCTCGCACCGCCCACAGCCCGTCCTCCGCCACGGCCAAGACCATACGCACGGCTGTTATATCTGCTGCCAGAAGTAAAACTGCCAAGACAACAAGCACAAGCACCTCTCCTGCTAGCTCTAAAATCCCGACAGCTTCACGGATACCTGGTCCCAAAATGCCTCGAGCAACCGCAGCTCAGCCACTGTGGAAGTGA
- the rhogd gene encoding ras homolog gene family, member Gd: protein MQTIKCVVVGDGAVGKTCLLISYTTNAFPEEYIPTVFDNYSAQMSVDSRTVSLNLWDTAGQEEYDRLRTLSYPQTNVFIICFSIGSPSSHANVRHKWHPEVSHHCPNVPILLVGTKRDLRGDAETVKKLKEQGLAPTTQPQGNALAKQIGAVKYMECSALLQDGVREVFAEAVRAVLYPVTKKNPKKCVLL, encoded by the coding sequence ATGCAGACCATAAAGTGTGTGGTGGTTGGTGACGGGGCAGTGGGTAAAACCTGCCTACTCATCTCTTATACCACAAATGCCTTCCCTGAAGAGTATATTCCCACAGTGTTTGACAACTACAGCGCTCAAATGAGCGTAGACAGCCGCACTGTCAGCCTCAACTTGTGGGACACAGCAGGCCAGGAGGAGTATGACCGCCTGCGCACTCTCTCCTATCCCCAGACCAATGTTTTCATCATCTGTTTTTCCATCGGCAGCCCCTCCTCCCATGCCAATGTCAGGCACAAGTGGCACCCGGAGGTGTCTCACCACTGCCCCAACGTGCCCATCCTACTGGTGGGCACCAAGAGAGACCTGAGGGGTGATGCAGAAACAGTGAAGAAGTTGAAGGAGCAGGGCCTGGCCCCTACCACCCAGCCGCAGGGCAACGCCCTGGCCAAGCAGATTGGGGCGGTTAAATACATGGAGTGTTCTGCTCTGCTGCAGGATGGTGTCAGAGAGGTGTTTGCTGAAGCTGTAAGGGCAGTGTTGTATCCAGTCACGAAAAAGAACCCCAAGAAGTGCGTGCTGTTGTAA